The Falco cherrug isolate bFalChe1 chromosome 6, bFalChe1.pri, whole genome shotgun sequence genome window below encodes:
- the TUBE1 gene encoding tubulin epsilon chain isoform X2 — translation MKGIYDEALSSFFRNIDTRSGGDGPDIYKGKICSLKARALLIDMEEGVVNEILQGPLRDVFDSKQLITDVSGSGNNWAVGHKVYGCQYRDDIVEKLRKNAEHCDCLQCFFIIHSMGGGTGSGLGTFVLNLLEDEFPEVYRFVTSVYPSGEDDVITSPYNSVLAMKELNEHADCVLPIENESLFDIVNKIHQMINSGKLGSTVKQNSLVTSSAGSAKSVQEKPFDAMNNIIANLLLNLTSSARFEGSLNMDLNEISMNLVPFPRLHYLVSSLTPLYTLADVNVPSRRLDQMFSDAFSRDHQLIQADPKHSLYLACALLVRGNVQVSDLRRNIERLKPSLHFVSWNQEGWKTGLCSVPPVGHSHSLLALANNTCVKPTFIELKDRFMKLYKKKAHLHHYLHVDGMEQSCFSEAMSSLSDLIEEYNELDATKGGPRTDPSRLKIAV, via the exons ATG AAAGGAATTTATGATGAAGCATTAAGCAGTTTTTTTAGGAACATAGATACAAG aagtggTGGTGATGGTCCTGatatttacaaaggaaaaatctgcTCTTTAAAAGCACGA GCACTGTTGATTGACATGGAGGAGGGTGTGGTAAATGAAATTCTGCAGGGACCATTGAGGGATGTGTTTGATAGCAAGCAGCTTATCACAGATGTTTCTGGTTCAGGAAACAACTG GGCTGTAGGTCATAAGGTATATGGCTGTCAATACCGGGATGACATTGTGGAAAAGCTAAGGAAAAACGCAGAACATTGTGACTGTCTACAGTGTTTTTTTATAATTCATTCTATGGGAGGTG GGACAGGATCTGGCCTTGGAACTTTTGTACTAAATTTGCTTGAGGATGAATTCCCAGAAGTATATAGATTTGTTACTTCAGTTTATCCCTCTGGCGAAGATGATGTTATTACTTCTCCATATAACAGTGTTCTGGCTATGAAGGAGCTTAATGAACATGCAGACTGTGTGCTACCAATAGAGAATGAA TCTCTGTTTGATATAGTTAATAAAATTCATCAGATGATCAATTCTGGGAAGCTAGGGTCAACTgtgaagcagaacagcttgGTAACATCAAGTGCAGGCAGTGCAAAATCTGTACAAGAGAAGCCATTTGATGCAATGAATAATATCATAGCCAACTTGCTGCTGAACCTGACAAG ctctgctaGGTTTGAAGGTTCCCTTAACATGGATCTTAATGAAATCAGCATGAATTTAGTTCCATTTCCTCGACTTCATTACTTGGTTTCGAGCTTGACTCCTCTGTATACATTGGCAGATGTTAATGTACCTTCTAGaag GTTGGATCAGatgttttcagatgcttttagCAGAGATCATCAGCTAATTCAAGCAGATCCAAAGCATAGCCTCTACCTTGCCTGTGCACTTCTTGTTCGAGGAAATGTGCAGGTTTCAGACCTTCGCAGAAATATTGAAAG GTTGAAGCCTTCCCTGCATTTTGTGTCCTGGAATCAAGAGGGCTGGAAAACCGGTTTGTGTTCAGTACCTCCTGTGGGCCATTCCCATTCCCTCCTGGCTTTAGCAAACAATACTTGTGTAAAACCAACTTTCATTGAACTCAAAGACAGATTTATGAAGCTCTACAAGAAAAAG GCTCACCTTCATCATTACCTGCATGTAGATGGGATGGagcaaagctgtttttctgaagCCATGTCGTCTTTGTCTGACCTAATAGAAGAATACAATGAACTGGATGCCACAAAAGGTGGGCCTAGAACAGATCCATCAAGACTGAAGATAGCTGTTTGA
- the TUBE1 gene encoding tubulin epsilon chain isoform X3 gives MEEGVVNEILQGPLRDVFDSKQLITDVSGSGNNWAVGHKVYGCQYRDDIVEKLRKNAEHCDCLQCFFIIHSMGGGTGSGLGTFVLNLLEDEFPEVYRFVTSVYPSGEDDVITSPYNSVLAMKELNEHADCVLPIENESLFDIVNKIHQMINSGKLGSTVKQNSLVTSSAGSAKSVQEKPFDAMNNIIANLLLNLTSSARFEGSLNMDLNEISMNLVPFPRLHYLVSSLTPLYTLADVNVPSRRLDQMFSDAFSRDHQLIQADPKHSLYLACALLVRGNVQVSDLRRNIERLKPSLHFVSWNQEGWKTGLCSVPPVGHSHSLLALANNTCVKPTFIELKDRFMKLYKKKAHLHHYLHVDGMEQSCFSEAMSSLSDLIEEYNELDATKGGPRTDPSRLKIAV, from the exons ATGGAGGAGGGTGTGGTAAATGAAATTCTGCAGGGACCATTGAGGGATGTGTTTGATAGCAAGCAGCTTATCACAGATGTTTCTGGTTCAGGAAACAACTG GGCTGTAGGTCATAAGGTATATGGCTGTCAATACCGGGATGACATTGTGGAAAAGCTAAGGAAAAACGCAGAACATTGTGACTGTCTACAGTGTTTTTTTATAATTCATTCTATGGGAGGTG GGACAGGATCTGGCCTTGGAACTTTTGTACTAAATTTGCTTGAGGATGAATTCCCAGAAGTATATAGATTTGTTACTTCAGTTTATCCCTCTGGCGAAGATGATGTTATTACTTCTCCATATAACAGTGTTCTGGCTATGAAGGAGCTTAATGAACATGCAGACTGTGTGCTACCAATAGAGAATGAA TCTCTGTTTGATATAGTTAATAAAATTCATCAGATGATCAATTCTGGGAAGCTAGGGTCAACTgtgaagcagaacagcttgGTAACATCAAGTGCAGGCAGTGCAAAATCTGTACAAGAGAAGCCATTTGATGCAATGAATAATATCATAGCCAACTTGCTGCTGAACCTGACAAG ctctgctaGGTTTGAAGGTTCCCTTAACATGGATCTTAATGAAATCAGCATGAATTTAGTTCCATTTCCTCGACTTCATTACTTGGTTTCGAGCTTGACTCCTCTGTATACATTGGCAGATGTTAATGTACCTTCTAGaag GTTGGATCAGatgttttcagatgcttttagCAGAGATCATCAGCTAATTCAAGCAGATCCAAAGCATAGCCTCTACCTTGCCTGTGCACTTCTTGTTCGAGGAAATGTGCAGGTTTCAGACCTTCGCAGAAATATTGAAAG GTTGAAGCCTTCCCTGCATTTTGTGTCCTGGAATCAAGAGGGCTGGAAAACCGGTTTGTGTTCAGTACCTCCTGTGGGCCATTCCCATTCCCTCCTGGCTTTAGCAAACAATACTTGTGTAAAACCAACTTTCATTGAACTCAAAGACAGATTTATGAAGCTCTACAAGAAAAAG GCTCACCTTCATCATTACCTGCATGTAGATGGGATGGagcaaagctgtttttctgaagCCATGTCGTCTTTGTCTGACCTAATAGAAGAATACAATGAACTGGATGCCACAAAAGGTGGGCCTAGAACAGATCCATCAAGACTGAAGATAGCTGTTTGA
- the TUBE1 gene encoding tubulin epsilon chain isoform X1, translating into MAQSVVVQVGQCGNQVGCRFWDLALREHAAVNKKGIYDEALSSFFRNIDTRSGGDGPDIYKGKICSLKARALLIDMEEGVVNEILQGPLRDVFDSKQLITDVSGSGNNWAVGHKVYGCQYRDDIVEKLRKNAEHCDCLQCFFIIHSMGGGTGSGLGTFVLNLLEDEFPEVYRFVTSVYPSGEDDVITSPYNSVLAMKELNEHADCVLPIENESLFDIVNKIHQMINSGKLGSTVKQNSLVTSSAGSAKSVQEKPFDAMNNIIANLLLNLTSSARFEGSLNMDLNEISMNLVPFPRLHYLVSSLTPLYTLADVNVPSRRLDQMFSDAFSRDHQLIQADPKHSLYLACALLVRGNVQVSDLRRNIERLKPSLHFVSWNQEGWKTGLCSVPPVGHSHSLLALANNTCVKPTFIELKDRFMKLYKKKAHLHHYLHVDGMEQSCFSEAMSSLSDLIEEYNELDATKGGPRTDPSRLKIAV; encoded by the exons ATGGCCCAGTCGGTGGTGGTGCAGG TGGGCCAGTGCGGGAACCAGGTGGGCTGCCGCTTCTGGGACCTGGCGCTGCGGGAGCACGCCGCCGTCAACAAG AAAGGAATTTATGATGAAGCATTAAGCAGTTTTTTTAGGAACATAGATACAAG aagtggTGGTGATGGTCCTGatatttacaaaggaaaaatctgcTCTTTAAAAGCACGA GCACTGTTGATTGACATGGAGGAGGGTGTGGTAAATGAAATTCTGCAGGGACCATTGAGGGATGTGTTTGATAGCAAGCAGCTTATCACAGATGTTTCTGGTTCAGGAAACAACTG GGCTGTAGGTCATAAGGTATATGGCTGTCAATACCGGGATGACATTGTGGAAAAGCTAAGGAAAAACGCAGAACATTGTGACTGTCTACAGTGTTTTTTTATAATTCATTCTATGGGAGGTG GGACAGGATCTGGCCTTGGAACTTTTGTACTAAATTTGCTTGAGGATGAATTCCCAGAAGTATATAGATTTGTTACTTCAGTTTATCCCTCTGGCGAAGATGATGTTATTACTTCTCCATATAACAGTGTTCTGGCTATGAAGGAGCTTAATGAACATGCAGACTGTGTGCTACCAATAGAGAATGAA TCTCTGTTTGATATAGTTAATAAAATTCATCAGATGATCAATTCTGGGAAGCTAGGGTCAACTgtgaagcagaacagcttgGTAACATCAAGTGCAGGCAGTGCAAAATCTGTACAAGAGAAGCCATTTGATGCAATGAATAATATCATAGCCAACTTGCTGCTGAACCTGACAAG ctctgctaGGTTTGAAGGTTCCCTTAACATGGATCTTAATGAAATCAGCATGAATTTAGTTCCATTTCCTCGACTTCATTACTTGGTTTCGAGCTTGACTCCTCTGTATACATTGGCAGATGTTAATGTACCTTCTAGaag GTTGGATCAGatgttttcagatgcttttagCAGAGATCATCAGCTAATTCAAGCAGATCCAAAGCATAGCCTCTACCTTGCCTGTGCACTTCTTGTTCGAGGAAATGTGCAGGTTTCAGACCTTCGCAGAAATATTGAAAG GTTGAAGCCTTCCCTGCATTTTGTGTCCTGGAATCAAGAGGGCTGGAAAACCGGTTTGTGTTCAGTACCTCCTGTGGGCCATTCCCATTCCCTCCTGGCTTTAGCAAACAATACTTGTGTAAAACCAACTTTCATTGAACTCAAAGACAGATTTATGAAGCTCTACAAGAAAAAG GCTCACCTTCATCATTACCTGCATGTAGATGGGATGGagcaaagctgtttttctgaagCCATGTCGTCTTTGTCTGACCTAATAGAAGAATACAATGAACTGGATGCCACAAAAGGTGGGCCTAGAACAGATCCATCAAGACTGAAGATAGCTGTTTGA
- the CCN6 gene encoding cellular communication network factor 6, with the protein IQFSKYPTVCKFFHSPSVKPGEKPSETSEVHQRKEVCHWPCRCPPVPACSPGISLVKDGCGCCKVCARQSGETCNEADICDPHKGLYCDYSEDEPRYETGVCAYLVAVGCELNGVYYLNGQTFQPNPLYKCLCISGAIGCTPVFTPRLAASPCTRATGRKKPGQSICGSGQHKQLQSTNYRLMSAYRSLPLVLKKKCLVQATPWTPCSRTCGIGISSRVTNENRKCEMKKEKRLCFIQPCLTNILKKIKIPKGKTCQPTFQLPTAEKLVFSGCSTTESYKLTFCGMCLDKRCCIPNKSRMITVQFECPNEGFFKWKMMWITSCVCQKICSAPGDIFSELKVL; encoded by the exons ATTCAGTTCTCAAAATATCCCACTGTGTGTAAGTTTTTCCACAGCCCATCAGTCAAGCCTGGAGAAAAACCTTCAGAAACCAGTGAAGTCCACCAGCGCAAGGAGGTTTGTCACTGGCCATGCAGATGCCCAcctgtgccagcctgcagccccggGATAAGCTTGGTGAAGGATGGTTgtggctgctgtaaggtctgTGCCAGGCAGTCAGGAGAGACCTGCAATGAAGCAGACATCTGTGATCCCCACAAAGGCCTCTACTGTGACTACTCAGAAGATGAGCCTAGGTACGAAACAGGCGTGTGTGCAT ATCTGGTAGCTGTAGGATGTGAGCTCAATGGAGTTTATTATCTTAATGGGCAGACCTTCCAACCTAACCCGCTTTATAAGTGCCTGTGTATCAGTGGTGCAATTGGATGTACACCTGTATTCACACCAAGATTAGCAGCAAGTCCCTGCACCAGGGCcacaggcagaaagaagccCGGACAATCCATCTGTGGCTCAGGACAGCACAAGCAGCTTCAATCAACAAACTACAGACTGATGTCAG CTTACAGAAGCTTACCActagttttgaagaaaaagtgcCTAGTACAGGCAACTCCCTGGACACCCTGTTCCAGGACATGTGGCATAGGCATATCCAGCAGAGTGaccaatgaaaacagaaaatgtgaaatgaaaaaagaaaagaggttaTGCTTCATCCAGCCTTGTCTGACCAAtatactgaagaaaataaag attccaaaaggaaaaacttgTCAACCAACATTCCAGCTTCCTACAGCAGAGAAACTAGTTTTTTCTGGATGCTCAACTACTGAAAGCTATAAACTAACCTTCTGTGGGATGTGCTTGGACAAGAGGTGCTGCATACCTAATAAGTCCAGAATGATCACTGTACAGTTTGAGTGTCCCAATGAAGGCTTCTTTAAGTGGAAGATGATGTGGATAACATCATGCGTATGTCAGAAGATTTGCAGTGCTCCAGGAGACATATTTTCTGAACTCAAAGTTTTATGA